TGAGAGTATTTATGCGCTAGAAGCAATTCCGTCACATGAGAAAATATCAAAAAACTTTGATCTTACGCTGTCGCAGAATAGAACAATAAAGCGGAAGATACCAGGGATGCATCATCCTTGGAGAAGGCAAGAATTCTGGCGTTTTGTTAAAATGCAGGAACACCACTGGAATGATGAAGTCCCTGCTTAAATAGATAAAAGCACCAGCCACAGCTGGTGCTAATGTTTAAAATTTATTAGGACATTCTCAAAAATGCTTGACATGATAAATTTTTATACGGTATTAGTAAGAATTATCCATCTGCCTGCCACATGTTACAAGCCTTAAAATAAACTTAACTGTTCAAATTGGTAGCCGGATTTATAACTAGCTATGATGTGTTTCATATGATAAAGCAGCTTATGTTTCTCACATTCATCTGCAAAGTATTCATAGAGCTCTTTCTGCCTTGCACTGCTGCACAGATAACGATTACCGTATTTTTTTATATACTTTTCCTTTAATCCCGGAAAGTTCTGGTCCAGCTTATGATAGTAATACTCTCTCTGGGTATTCCGTAAGGTTACTCCAAACAACGGATAGATAAACCTGGCTCCATTATCTTTTGCACGTGCTACAGTTTCTCTAATATTTTCCTTATTGTCACTTATATAAGGTAACAAAGGCATAAAAAGCACACCGGTAAAGATACCTTCATCAGCCAGTTTAGAGATAGCCTCAAAACGTTTGGTGGATGTATTTACTCCGGGTTCTATCTTAGCCGCTATATCATCCCTGTAATTGGTTATGGTGATCTTGCATATAACAGGAGCCTGTTCTTTCATAGTTTTAAGAATATCGCAATCTCTTGTAATCAATGCACTTTTAGTTGCTATGGCAGTCCCAAAACCATAGGCCTCCTGAATTTCTAGCCCGTGTCTTGTCAGCTTAAGCTCTTTTTCATATGGATTATAAGGGTCACTCATAGCCCCTGTTCCAACAACGCCGGTCTTTTGTTTTCTTCGGAGCTCATCCCGTATAAGCACTAATGCATTATCCTTAGCCCTTACTTTATCAAAATCTGTAATTCTGTAACAGTCACTTCTGCTGTCACAATATATACAGCCATGGCAACAGCCCTTGTATATATTCATATTATAATCTGTACCAAACCAGTTGGCGTCTTTTGTTTTACTGATTATGGTTTTTGCGGGTATGTATTCCATAGAAATAATCATGTCCTTTCCAGAACCTGCAAACCTTGCATTGCAGGCTTAAGCATGTTTTTACACCCCTAAACTATAACATTCTTAAACTGACAACTGTATGTCATATTATTCAGACTTTTAATCTTCATGCGCAGGATTAGAGTGCCAAAAAGGATTTGTCTGCGTGGAGTGAGTTTGAAATCTTAATTTTACAAGTACTTATCCAAAGCCCCCTTAAGCCTGTTCTTTATAACCGTTCTAATATATTCCGGTTCTACAACTTCTGCTTGGTTGCCATAAGACAGAATAAAATCATAAATCCATTCTCCGGCAGGATAGCAATACTTCACTAAAAAATACCCTGTTTCCTCTTTTGAAATCTGTTCTTCGTCACATTCATCATAGATCCGGTATGCTTGGGAAGGGTCTACCCGCAAGGTAAAGCTAACCTGATTTAACGACTTTTGCTCGTGAAGGTACGTTAGGCTGTCCG
The nucleotide sequence above comes from Anaerocolumna cellulosilytica. Encoded proteins:
- a CDS encoding SPL family radical SAM protein; translated protein: MEYIPAKTIISKTKDANWFGTDYNMNIYKGCCHGCIYCDSRSDCYRITDFDKVRAKDNALVLIRDELRRKQKTGVVGTGAMSDPYNPYEKELKLTRHGLEIQEAYGFGTAIATKSALITRDCDILKTMKEQAPVICKITITNYRDDIAAKIEPGVNTSTKRFEAISKLADEGIFTGVLFMPLLPYISDNKENIRETVARAKDNGARFIYPLFGVTLRNTQREYYYHKLDQNFPGLKEKYIKKYGNRYLCSSARQKELYEYFADECEKHKLLYHMKHIIASYKSGYQFEQLSLF